The Arcanobacterium wilhelmae region CGGCGCCCGCATCGGTATTGTTGGCCCGAACGGCGGCGGCAAGTCCACGCTCCTGAAACTGATGACGCATGCCCTCGAGCCCGACGTCGGGCAGGTCACGATGGTGTCCGGCACGCGTTTCGCTGTGCTCACGCAGGCGGATTCGCTTGATCCGCTCGCTGAGGTTGCGCAGGCGATCCACGGTGATTCGGAGCGTTTCGAGTGGGCGTCGGACGCGGCGATGCGCGCCCTCCACGACGGCCTCATCCCGGATATTCCGCTCGATAAGCGCGTGGGTGAGCTTTCGGGCGGCCAGCGCCGCCGCGTTGCGCTTGCCGCAACGCTCGCCGCGCCCTCCGACGTCGTCGTCCTCGACGAGCCCACCAACCACCTGGACATCGAGGGCATCACGTACCTCGCGCGCTACCTCAACGAGCGGTTCGGCCGCGGCGAGGGCGCGCTCGTGGTGGTCACGCACGACCGCTGGTTCCTCGACGCCGTCTGTGACCGCTTGTGGGAAGTGGTGCCCGGCAACGACGGCGCAGGTGGGCGTGATCCGCAGCCCGGCCACGTTGAAGAATACGAGGGTGGCTACGCGGCGTACGTGTTGCAACGCGCCGAGCGTGCACGGCTTGCGCAGGCGGCCGCTGAAAAGCGCGCGAATTTGTTGCGCAAGGAGCTTGCATGGTTGCGCCGTGGCGCCCCGGCGCGCACCTCGAAGCCGCGTTTCCGTATCGAGGCGGCGAACGAGCTGATCGCGAACGAGCCACCTCCGCGCGACACGATCGAGCTCGCGAAGATGACCACTTCACGCCTGGGCAAGCAGGTTGTGGATCTGGAGGACGTGTGGTTTTCCTACGACGCCGGTGCGCGAGAAGCGATCGAAGCGGGCGAGCAGCCGGCGCAGGTAAGCGCGGAGTTCACGCTTCAGGATGTGACGTTGCGTCTGGCTCCGGGCGAACGTATCGGCATTCTTGGCGGGAACGGCGCAGGTAAATCCTCGTTGCTGGGCCTGCTTAACGGCACGTTTGAGCCGACGGCTGGGCGGATCAAGCGTGGAAAAACCGTTGTGCTGGCAACGCTTTCGCAGGAGACGCGCGAACTCGACGAAATCGGTGAGCGCCGCGTGGTTGAGGCTGTGCATGACATTGCCTCGCATGTCATGGTGGGAAAGAAGGAGCTCACGGCAGCGCAACTCGTGGAAATGATGGGTTTCACGCGTGAGCGCGCGTGGACGAAGGTCAGCGAGCTTTCGGGCGGTGAGCGCCGGCGTTTGCAGCTGATGCGTCTGATGATTGGCGAGCCGAACGTTCTTCTCCTCGACGAGCCCACGAACGATCTCGATACTGATACCCTCGCCGCGGTGGAGGACCTGCTCGATTCGTGGCCGGGCACCCTCGTGGTGGTCTCGCACGATCGATACTTCCTCGAGCGCACCACCGACCATCAGGTGGCCGTGATGCACCACCGCGTGCGTGATCTGCCTGGGGGAGTGGACCAGTACCTCGAGTTGCGTGAGGCGGAGATCGCCGACGCCGGTGCGCAAGGCGCGGGATCGGCGTCGGGAAGCACTGGCTCGGGTGAGGTGTCGGAGCCAACCGCGAAGAAAACCTCCGATCCTGCCAAGGAACGCGCCGCGAAGAAAACGATGGCGCGGCTTGAACGTCAGATGGGCAAGCTGACCGAGAAGATCGAAAAGCTCGGCGTGACACTCGGCGATGTGAGCGCGAGCGTTGCCGAAACCGGCGCCTACGATCAGCTCGCGGAGCTTGGCCGAGAGATCGCAGAACTGAAAGATGAACACGAGGCGCTCGAGCTGGAATGGCTCGAGGCCGCGGAAGAAGTCGAACGCTGGGGCTGAACGCTCGAGGTTTACGCCGGAATTTCCTTCCGGTTGCGAGCTGGAGCCGGCGTGCCAAATTGCGCCCCGGCGTCGCTCACCATGAATTGAATTTCTTTTCCGACCGCTTCGGCATAGTCGCGAAGGAAATCGAGCCGCGGATAGGTGACGAAATTTTCGAAGCGTGAGATCGTTGCCTGATCCACCTCGAGTTCCGCAGCCATGTCGATTTGGGTGATCTTCATGTCCTTGCGAGCCTTGACGAGCTCTGCCACAAGATCTCGTGCCCGATTGTTCTGTGCACGTAGGCGTGCAATTTTTGCGCGCCGATTCTTTGACAACTCCACAAACATGCACCTCCTGCATATGTAGAATAAGCATATTGAAACACCTATCGCTGGGTCAAGATCGCTTGTGGATGAGCGACTCCCAATGAGGGAGCCGTGTGCATGCGGCGTGTTCCATAAACGTATTTTGGAGTTCGTCCAACCCTGCGATTGAGTGTTCCTTGACGTGGAAAAGAAGCATGACAACACCGTCAAAATTTTCTTCTCGAGGCTCGTGCATATAGATTCTCCCTTTCACACGTCGTCCGTTAGTTTGGCGCGGTTTCGGAAGTCGGAGTTCGTAGAGCCCTTTTTGAGATTTGACCGCAACGACGTCACGAGGAACCGACTCAGCATAGACCAAGCTGCCATCTGAGGCACGATCGACGGCGGTGCCGATCTCTGCGTAAAGACGGTCGTTCTCGCGTTCAGAGAGGGAAAGTATTTCGGCAGCTGATTCCAAGTCGGTCAAAAGCCATGAATCGTCGGGAAGATCATCGCCGTGAAAGAGGATATGGCGTTCGGAGATTCCCGGAAGGTCGATCGGATTGCTTCCGGTGAGATTTCTATTCGTACAACGCAGGCTTTCCATATCTCCCAACATTTCTCTATTTGTCGTATGTTCCAGAGCGTCTGGTTTCTATTTTGGTGAGTGTGAGCTGGACATGTCAGCCGCCAATATAGCGTTGTGGAAAGTAGTGGCAGTGAGGAGATTTGTGGAAAAATTCTGCCCTCGGTCAGCGCAGTGCTGGGGTTAAGCGGGCTCGGTGCCTAGTTGCAAAGCGAGGGGCGGATGGCCAACCAAAAACGGTTGGTCACCCGCCCCTTAGCTGAGCGAACAGGGCGCTGAATTACTTCGCGCGGAAAGCGTCTGTGAGCTTGATGCGCTTACCCGTGCGCAGTACCGACCCCTTGTAGATGCGGCCCGCAACCCATGCGAGCAGCGGGAACACTGCGATCGACACGAGTGCGGACAGTATCTGGCTCCACAGCGGCACCGCGCCGAACGCCTCGCGCATCGGCATCATGAACGGCGAAAGGAACGGCACGTAGGACAGCGCCGTGGTGACGGGCCCGTCTGGCGACGCCGGGACCAGGTACAACGCCACATAGAAGCCAACAAGCGCGGTGAGCGTGAGCGGCATATTCGCCTGTGCCAGATCCTCTTGGCGAGAAACCGTTGCGGCGATTGCGGCCGTGAGCGTGGCGTATGTGAAGAACCCGATCACCACCCAGATCAGCGACCAGCTCAGCAGCGACGTCACCGAAATGTACGAGCCCAGACCCGCGATATACACGGCGGCGATGATCGACGCCATCGTCGCCGTATAGTACAGAAGCGCGTACGCGCCGATTCCAAGGATCTTCCCCGTAAGCAGCTGGTTCGGCTTCACGGATGAGAGCAGGATCTCCACCACGCGCGACTGCTTCTCCTGTACCACGCCGGCGCCGATCTGCGATATCCCCATCACGATCGCCATCATCAGCAACGTGAGAGTGACGAACGCGGGGATCATTTTCGACGGGTCGTCGAAAATGTTTGCGATTCCGCCGTTGCTCACCTGCGTTGAGGGGAGTGCCGACGCCGAAGCGAGGGCTGCGATCTGCTCCGGAGTTGCGGGGTTGCCTGTTGCCTTCTCAACCACCCAAGCTGCTGCCACCTGAGAGAGGAACGCGCGCGGGCCAGCGTTACGCCCGTCCTGCCCAATCTGGATCGTCTCCGGCGCACCCGGCTTACCTGCGAGAACAATGCCAATCGTATTATCGGCGTCGTCCTTCTCCTTCAGCCACGCTTTAGCCTTTTCGGCCGTGACCGATTCGAACGTGAGCGGACCAGCCGCCATCTGCTTCGGATAGCTTTCCGCGACCTTCTGGTACTCGGCCATCTGAGGTTCGACGCCGACCACCAACACGGTCTCATCCTTCGGCTTTTCCGCGTTCTCGCTGAAATCCGGCAGGAAAATTCGGCCCACGACGCCCAGGATCAGGATAATTCCGATCGTCACGCCCAGCATCACCTTGGATGCCTTGGCACCCGCAACAGCGGCGAACTCGTGCTTCGTAATTGTGGCGATCATTTGCGGCCTCCAAACAGAGCCGCGAGGCCCTTCTTTTTCTTCTGCGGTTTCGGGGGAGCGGGCGGCGGAACGGTGACCAGGTGCGAGAACAGTTCGGTCAGGTGCGGACGGTACGGCGTGAACGACTCCACCGGACCCGCCCCAAGCAGGGCCCGCAGAACGTCCTGATCCGAAACGCCACCCTTGAGCGCCACGCGAAGCGCGCCACCGGCGTCGGTGACCTCCACCCCGAGCGGCAGCAAAGCCGCCCGCGCGGCAGACTCGCCCGCACCGGAGACGACGTCGACGAAGGGGACGTCGGTGGTGCGCAGCTCGTCGAGCGTGCCGCTGGCGACGATCTTTCCGAGCGACGCGATCGCCACCCGGTTACACAGCCTCTCCACCAAATCCAACTGGTGGGAGGAGAAAATCACGGTGGCACCGGCGTCGGCCTTCTCGCGCAGAACCGAGCTCATATCCTCAACCGCAAGCGGATCCAGGCCGGAGAACGGCTCGTCCAAAACCAGCACCTGGGGATCGTGAATCAGCGCCGCCGCAAGCTGCACGCGCTGCTGGTTACCGAGCGAGAGCGCCTCGACGGCATCGCCGCGGCGGGCGGAGACGCCCAGGCGGTCGGTCCAGTACTCCATCGACGCCGTGGCATCTGCTTTGCTCATGCCCTGCAATTCGCCCAGGTAAACGAGTTGCTCGCCGACCTTGAGTTTCGGGTAAAGCCCCCGTTCCTCCGGCATGTAGCCGAAGCCGTGGCGCGCATCGAAATCCAGTGGGTGCCCATCGAGGCGAACCTCGCCGGAATCCGTGGAAAGTACGCCGAGCATAATGCGCATCGTTGTGGTTTTGCCCGCGCCGTTCGAGCCCACGAAGCCGAACACGTCACCGCGTTCCACCGTGAAACTCATCCCGTCAAGCGCCTGCGTGCGCCCAAAGCGCTTGCGCAGGTTATCGATTTCTAAGGTCATGAAGAGGCCTTCCTCGTTGAGGGTCATTCTCTCCAAGGCTACCCCAGGGCGCTGGCCAGGAGAAAGCCCGCGCCCGGCGTCGGCGTGCGGCTCGGCGAGTACGTGCGTAACTCAATCAGATCCGTGAGACGTTGCTATATGCGCAACGCCTGAGCGGATTGACGGAGTTGTGCACGCGTCAAGTCGTGGCGTCGGTACCGTGTCGTCGGCGCAACTTGCGCCCCGGCGTCGGGAGCCCGCGCGCTACTCGATCGTGCCCAGGCGTGGCTCGCGCTCGAGCGCGTGCAATCCGTTCCAAATCAAATTGACGACGTGGGCCGCCAGCTCGCGCTTGCCCGGCTCACGCACGCTCGCCCAACGCTGGCCCGTGAGCCCCACGAGCCCGGCGAGCATCTGCGCGTAGAGTGGCGCGGCGTCGTCATTCAAGCCGAGCTGCGTGAAATACGGGGTGAGGAGGGACGTGAGATAGTCGCCGATATCGGAGAGGATCGTGGAGAAACCGGCGCCGTCGCGCGCGTTCGGCGACTGATGAATCAGGAGGGAGAAGCCGTCGGGGTTGGCGTCGATGTAATCGAACAAGCCGTAGATTGCGCGTTCGAGCGCGGCCCGCGGCGCGATGTCCGGCCCGAGCGAATCCGCGAGGAGCGCGCCAACGGCTTGCGTTTCGCGGTCCACGATCACCTGGTAGAGGCCTTCTTTGCCGCCGAAGTGCTCGTAGATCACAGGCTTGGATACTCCTGCGTTCGCGGCGATTTCCTCGATCGACACGGCGTCGTAGCCGTGGCCCGCGAAGAGGGCGCGTGCGATACCGATGAGCTGTTCGCGGCGCTCGAGCCGCGACATCCGTTGGCGTTTCTTTTCCGTCATGCCTCTATTATGCCAGCGCGGGTGTGCACAAGGGGTTGCCGACGCCGGGGTGGGGTTGCCGACGCCGGGGTGGGGTTGCCGACGCCGGGGCGGGGGTTGTGTGTGAGTACGGGCTTGGTGCGTAACTCTGTCAGTTCGCTTGGACGTTGCGTATACAGCAACGCCTGGCCCGATTGACAGAGTTCTGCACGGGTGTGATTGTGCTGGGGTGGCGCGGCGGGCCGAGTTTTGGCACAATAGTGGGGTGCTTTCCCCCATGGTGTAACGGCAGCACACGGGTCTTTGGAACCCTTAGTCGAGGTTCGAATCCTTGTGGGGGAACTGCGGCGCAGGTGTACGCCTAGCGCCGCACACGCCTATTTACTGGGAGGAAAAGTGGCAAAGCTCAGCGCCGCGATCGTGTTGGCCGCAGGTAAAGGTACTCGTATCAAGTCCTCGATCCCGAAGGTTTTGCTTCGCATGAATGGGCGTTCCCTTGTGGGGCACATGCATCACGCGGTTGCAGGGTTGGAGCCAGATCACGAGGTGTTCGTGGTGCGTCACGAACGCGAGCGCGTGGTGGAGCACCTGGGCGAGATCGCGCCGAATGCGCTGATTGCCGATCAGGATGACGTGAAGGGTACGGGCCGCGCCGCCTGGTGCGGTTTGCAGGCTCTCCCGGCAGATCTTGAGGGCGCGGTGCTGATCGTTGCTGGCGATTCGCCGATGTTTACCACCGAAGCGCTCGCGGATCTTCTTGCGGCTCACGGCGAGAACGCCGTCACTGTTCTGTCCACTCGCGTCCCGGATCCGGACGGTTACGGCCGTATCATGCGTGATTCCTTCCCGGGCTCGAGCGAAGTTGCGGGTACTCCGGAGGCTACGGGCCCGATCGTCGGGATCGTGGAAGAGAAGGATGCCACGGATCTTCAGCGCACGATCAACGAAATTGGCACCTCCACCTATATTTTCGATGCGAAGTTCCTCCGCGAATCGCTCGGTACGCTTGGCACGGATAACGCGCAGGGTGAGATGTATTTGACGGACCTGATTGCGAAGGCGGCGGAAACCGGCGTCGGCGTCGGCTCATTTGTGCTCGAGGATTCCATCCAGGCCGAGGGCGTGAACGATCTCGTGCAGCTCGCTACGCTCCGTGCGGAGAAGAACCGCCGCATTCTCGAGCACTGGATGCGCACCGGCGTCCACATTATCGACCCGGCCACAACGCACGTTGGTTGCGAGGTCACGCTTGAGCCCGACGCCGTCGTCGAGCCTGGCACCGTGCTTTCGGGCACTACCCATATTGGCGCTTTTGCGCATGTGGGCCCTCATTCTCAGCTGGAAAATGTGGAGGTCGGCGCAGGTGCGCGGCTTGCGCATGTGGTTGCGAGCAACGTCACCGTGAAGGAATCGGAGCAAGTTCCGCCTTTCACAGTGCTAGGCGGTGCAACCGAGTAGGCTGAGGGTTGAGGTAACAATCGCCGGCGATTCCCAAGGGAGAAGTTTCGTGACCAACGCGGAAGAGACAACCGAAAGCCCCTACGACGTCCATGTGACGGGTATTCACAAGAAAGGCGAGAAGCACCTGGTGGTGGCCGCAGGCCGCGGTCATCAGGCGCTTGCGCACGATGTAGCGAAGGCGCTCGGGACTGATCTGGTTCCCGTTACGGCGTATGACTTCGCGAATGGCGAGATTTATGTGCGTTTCGAGGAGTCGCTGCGCGGAACGGACGTGTTTATTATTCAGTCCTTCGAAGGGCTGATTAACCAGCAGATCATGGAAGCGCTGATCATGCTGGATGCGGCGAAGCGCGCCTCGGCGAAGCGCATCACGATTGTAGTGCCGTCCTACCCGTACGCTCGCCAGGATAAGAAGCACAAGGGCCGCGAGCCGATTTCGGCGCGTCTGATGGCGGATTTGTTCACGACGGCGGGCGCGGACCGCATCATGTCGGTGGATTTGCACGCTTCGCAGACCCAGGGCTTCTTCGATGGCCCGGTGGATCACCTCGTTGCGATGCCGACTTTGTGCGATTACGTGCATACCAAGGTGGATGCGTCGAATGCTGTGATCGTTTCGCCGGATGCTGGCCGTATTAAGGTGGCGGAGCAGTGGGCTGCGCGCCTGGGCGGTGCGCCTCTGGCGTTCGTGCATAAGACGCGCGATATTACGCGTCCGAACGAGACTGCTTCGAACCGTGTGGTTGGCGATGTTGCTGGCCGTACCGCGGTGATTGTGGACGATCTGATTGATACTGCGGGCACGATCGCGGGTGCTGTGCGCGTGGTGAAGGACGCTGGCGCGAAGGACGTGATTATCGCGGCCACGCACGGTGTGCTTTCTGGGCAGGCGCGTGAGCGTTTGGCGAACTCGGGTGCGTGTGAGGTGATTTTGACCGACACGGTGCCGATCCCGGAGGAGAAGCGTTTCGATACGCTCACGGTGCTGTCGATCGCCCCGGTGATCGCGAAGGCCATCGCGGCAGTGTTCAATGACGGTTCTGTGACCAAGCTCTTCGAGGAGCAGGGCGCCGAGAAGAAGTAAACACTCGGGGTTTTAGCGTGGGGAAGGCCGCGGCGGGAAGCCGCGGCCTTCCCCTTTGCTCGAGCGAGATACGCGGGGGCGGGCTCCGAGGAGTGAGTTTCAAGCCTCTACAAAACCCCAAATAGAACCCCTGCAAATTCATCAATAGAGTGCCAACAATTTCCTAAATAGAGAGCTGATATTGTCCTGAATAGGGGCTCGCGCAAGCGCAGGACGTTCCGCGTGTTTGCGCGGTAGGCTTTTGGTATGCACAGTGATGATTTTCCACGTACTGATGGGCCTGAAGAGGGTCCGAAGTTTGTTAATGATGGGCCGGTTGAGGGTTCGAATTCGCCGGCCGTCGAATTAGGGACGGGCGTAATCCTGCCAGTCCCGCCTACACAGTCTGTCCCGCCCGTCCTGCCCACCCAGCCGGCTCCTGCAGACCTGCAGGTTCCGCCTACCGCGCGCGAGGGGCGCGG contains the following coding sequences:
- a CDS encoding helix-turn-helix domain-containing protein, with product MFVELSKNRRAKIARLRAQNNRARDLVAELVKARKDMKITQIDMAAELEVDQATISRFENFVTYPRLDFLRDYAEAVGKEIQFMVSDAGAQFGTPAPARNRKEIPA
- a CDS encoding ABC-F family ATP-binding cassette domain-containing protein; this translates as MAHILGFEGVSVSLGSRPILGDLNVSFGDGARIGIVGPNGGGKSTLLKLMTHALEPDVGQVTMVSGTRFAVLTQADSLDPLAEVAQAIHGDSERFEWASDAAMRALHDGLIPDIPLDKRVGELSGGQRRRVALAATLAAPSDVVVLDEPTNHLDIEGITYLARYLNERFGRGEGALVVVTHDRWFLDAVCDRLWEVVPGNDGAGGRDPQPGHVEEYEGGYAAYVLQRAERARLAQAAAEKRANLLRKELAWLRRGAPARTSKPRFRIEAANELIANEPPPRDTIELAKMTTSRLGKQVVDLEDVWFSYDAGAREAIEAGEQPAQVSAEFTLQDVTLRLAPGERIGILGGNGAGKSSLLGLLNGTFEPTAGRIKRGKTVVLATLSQETRELDEIGERRVVEAVHDIASHVMVGKKELTAAQLVEMMGFTRERAWTKVSELSGGERRRLQLMRLMIGEPNVLLLDEPTNDLDTDTLAAVEDLLDSWPGTLVVVSHDRYFLERTTDHQVAVMHHRVRDLPGGVDQYLELREAEIADAGAQGAGSASGSTGSGEVSEPTAKKTSDPAKERAAKKTMARLERQMGKLTEKIEKLGVTLGDVSASVAETGAYDQLAELGREIAELKDEHEALELEWLEAAEEVERWG
- a CDS encoding ribose-phosphate diphosphokinase yields the protein MTGIHKKGEKHLVVAAGRGHQALAHDVAKALGTDLVPVTAYDFANGEIYVRFEESLRGTDVFIIQSFEGLINQQIMEALIMLDAAKRASAKRITIVVPSYPYARQDKKHKGREPISARLMADLFTTAGADRIMSVDLHASQTQGFFDGPVDHLVAMPTLCDYVHTKVDASNAVIVSPDAGRIKVAEQWAARLGGAPLAFVHKTRDITRPNETASNRVVGDVAGRTAVIVDDLIDTAGTIAGAVRVVKDAGAKDVIIAATHGVLSGQARERLANSGACEVILTDTVPIPEEKRFDTLTVLSIAPVIAKAIAAVFNDGSVTKLFEEQGAEKK
- a CDS encoding TetR/AcrR family transcriptional regulator yields the protein MTEKKRQRMSRLERREQLIGIARALFAGHGYDAVSIEEIAANAGVSKPVIYEHFGGKEGLYQVIVDRETQAVGALLADSLGPDIAPRAALERAIYGLFDYIDANPDGFSLLIHQSPNARDGAGFSTILSDIGDYLTSLLTPYFTQLGLNDDAAPLYAQMLAGLVGLTGQRWASVREPGKRELAAHVVNLIWNGLHALEREPRLGTIE
- a CDS encoding ABC transporter permease translates to MIATITKHEFAAVAGAKASKVMLGVTIGIILILGVVGRIFLPDFSENAEKPKDETVLVVGVEPQMAEYQKVAESYPKQMAAGPLTFESVTAEKAKAWLKEKDDADNTIGIVLAGKPGAPETIQIGQDGRNAGPRAFLSQVAAAWVVEKATGNPATPEQIAALASASALPSTQVSNGGIANIFDDPSKMIPAFVTLTLLMMAIVMGISQIGAGVVQEKQSRVVEILLSSVKPNQLLTGKILGIGAYALLYYTATMASIIAAVYIAGLGSYISVTSLLSWSLIWVVIGFFTYATLTAAIAATVSRQEDLAQANMPLTLTALVGFYVALYLVPASPDGPVTTALSYVPFLSPFMMPMREAFGAVPLWSQILSALVSIAVFPLLAWVAGRIYKGSVLRTGKRIKLTDAFRAK
- a CDS encoding NTP transferase domain-containing protein gives rise to the protein MAKLSAAIVLAAGKGTRIKSSIPKVLLRMNGRSLVGHMHHAVAGLEPDHEVFVVRHERERVVEHLGEIAPNALIADQDDVKGTGRAAWCGLQALPADLEGAVLIVAGDSPMFTTEALADLLAAHGENAVTVLSTRVPDPDGYGRIMRDSFPGSSEVAGTPEATGPIVGIVEEKDATDLQRTINEIGTSTYIFDAKFLRESLGTLGTDNAQGEMYLTDLIAKAAETGVGVGSFVLEDSIQAEGVNDLVQLATLRAEKNRRILEHWMRTGVHIIDPATTHVGCEVTLEPDAVVEPGTVLSGTTHIGAFAHVGPHSQLENVEVGAGARLAHVVASNVTVKESEQVPPFTVLGGATE
- a CDS encoding ABC transporter ATP-binding protein — translated: MTLNEEGLFMTLEIDNLRKRFGRTQALDGMSFTVERGDVFGFVGSNGAGKTTTMRIMLGVLSTDSGEVRLDGHPLDFDARHGFGYMPEERGLYPKLKVGEQLVYLGELQGMSKADATASMEYWTDRLGVSARRGDAVEALSLGNQQRVQLAAALIHDPQVLVLDEPFSGLDPLAVEDMSSVLREKADAGATVIFSSHQLDLVERLCNRVAIASLGKIVASGTLDELRTTDVPFVDVVSGAGESAARAALLPLGVEVTDAGGALRVALKGGVSDQDVLRALLGAGPVESFTPYRPHLTELFSHLVTVPPPAPPKPQKKKKGLAALFGGRK